CTCCAACGATCCTTAACCCTATGTTTGTAGAAAGAAATCATCCCATACATAAAAGCCTAAGGCCACAAGTGAGATCATAAGATCATACTCTAGATGACTTTAGAGAGAAACCTTTATTTTGTAATCCTTTACTTGTATGAAGGTGGTACCTAGAACAATGAGTGTCAATGTTCTGTATTTTCTTGTGAGAATTTCATTATAAACATTTCAAACAACTTTTGTTGTAATGTGAAGAGTGGTGTCAGACAAGAGTGACCTTATATACCCATTTCCTAAGAGTAAACTTCATATACTAATAAGttagtaataataaaagaagaaaaatacttATATTCATCGATTAATTAGTAAAACTTGTTATGATTGATAAAAAGAATTAGATGTAacttaaattaagataaaaatgtaaagtaaaatatatgttCATGACTATTGttaatatatatgcatatatgaAAGTTTTATGAGCATTTACAAACATTTTTAGTATTTTCTAATCTATTCAGACGCCcttataaaatatctaatagaGATTTGCCaccaaatattttcaaagagcTTTTAAAATTCTACTCAACACCATCTTTTTCTAcacacattttaattaaaacatttatcaaaaaatatattaaattgtttatagactttttaaattttctacatTTTAGTTATAATGTTACTATTAATATAACGTGTTAATAAGCCagattaatttagttttattcaaatattattagtatttacTTTTAAACTCATAAAATCAtccttataaaaaatttaaaataacagcTAAGTTGATGCAGCAAAAACATTCCTAATTTTTAACTGATAATGGTTGAGTAATACCTTTATCAATCAATCTTATATATGAACAACCCACgttcaaaatataaaagttgttttttataAGGGTTAACGTAAAATAGTTACGTGCAGAAATTCAAAGCTGAGAGGAAGTCAAACCAAATTTTGGAGGGTTTTTGcaccttttcaaaataataataatacttgaacatagttttgatttttaaagacacagttaaaatttatctttattaaatttCCAAACTAttataatgtataattttaaaatttaataacaccTAACGTGTCAAATGAGTGTATTTGATACATTTACATGTCAAGGTAATGTTATTCTTTCcaaaaatttatccaaaaaaaaatgtaatattttttttagttctaataaaatatttgttaatactATTCATAGAGGATGATAGTTAGTATTTAAACAAGCAATTGGAGATTTGATTTCtagaaataaatgtaaaaatgtgttaaagtattttttttttgtttttacatagGTAGATCCCAAAACTTCAAAAGCAAAACAAACACACCCATATAGAACTTATTATGTTTTCAAGCATTAAATTAGTGAAATAATTTTCCAATGTGATCATATTCCCTCCATTTCTCATGGCTAGACCAGACTTAACGGGGGATCAACCACCCCTCTCTTAATACACGCAACTGGTGAGGCTTTGCCTTCGGTGAAAGCCACATTGGTCAACCATATCACTTGCCATATTCATAATCATGTGAATATAAATGCattaacaagataaaaaaattaaagaaattagcCAAAGTTCAGGAAGTTCTTGCTGTACACATTCTGTGAATCATTTTCATTTGATGAAActttaagaaagcaagaacatAGGCCAACTGCCAgcaatattatagaaaaatgaCCACTTGCTGATGAGTTTTTCTATAAATAGTGACTGATAGACCAAACGGAGCATTCTTCACAAGAAATTGGTATTTCCTTGTGTATAAGAAGAAGCCATGAGTATCTCAAGTACAAATAGTTTGATCTATCTCTTTCTGTTGTTTGCATTCTGTGAAATGCAAATTATTGTAGGAAACGACAACCAGACCTGCTTATCCCGCAAGAGTCCATGCTTTGGGAAGAAAGTGCCATGCCCGAATCAATGCCCTTTTCGATTTCCATCCAATTCAAAGGCCAAAGTCTGCTATCTTGACTGTGATTCCCCCACTTGCGAAACTCAATGCAAAAGTAAGATCATTCACTTAGACTTcgaatataataaaagaatataagaattaattagtaatttggtttcatattttcatttaattaattaaattttaaggttAAAACTATATTATACCATAATTAAACTAATGCTGTTAGAGTTATTAAACTATAACTTAATTTAACTGATAATATAGTTGGACTTATTAGTCACTTGTATTGGAGATTTCGTGATAAAAAGTTGTACAATTACAATTTTTCAACTCTGTAAAAATTCATTATGTGAGATGATTAATTTCAAACATTTACTATTTCGTTCTATGTTTGATGACAATAGCTCGCAAACCAAATTGCAATGGTCGTGGATCTGCATGTCTGGACCCTCGTTTCGTTGGAGCAGATGGAATTGTTTTCTACTTCCATGGAAGGAGAAACGAGCATTTCGCCTTAGTATCCGATGTGGACCTTCAAATCAATGCACGTTTCATTGGCCTAAGGCCAGCAAGTAGAACAAGGGACTACACTTGGATCCAAGCATTGGGAGTTCTCTTTGATTCGCAGAAGTTCACCGTTGAGGCCACCCCAGCAGCATCATGGAACGATGAAGTTGACCACTTGAAGTTTTCTCACAATGGCAAAGAACTTGCCATCCCTGATGGTTACCTCTCCGCATGGCAGTGCCCACAAAGTCAAGTTAGAATAGAGAGAACATCAAGCAAGAACAGTGTTACCATTACTCTCCCAGAAGTTGCTGAGATATTAGTCAATGTTGTGCCTGTCACTAAGGAAGATAGTAGAATCCACAACTACCAAATTCCTGAGGATGATTGCTTTGCTCACTTAGAAGTGCAGTTCAAATTCCATGGTTTGTCTTCAAACGTTGAAGGGGTTCTTGGAAGGACTTATCAGCCAGATTTTCAGAATCCAGCAAAGCTGGGGGTGCCAATGGCAGTGGTTGGAGGGGAAGACAAGTACAGAACCGCATCACTTGTTTCTGCAGATTGTGGGGTCTGTTTGTTTGATAGTGCAAAAGAAGCTTCAGAAAAAATTAACTCAGACACTGAATATGGTTTGCTGGATTGCACTGGTGTGGCCAACAGTGGGAATGGCATAGTTTGCAGAAGATGAAATTTCAAGTCACTGATATCGTCCTTGTATGATTCAGAGTTTTCATTTGTGATGTAAtgattgtttttcatttgaattgtGGTCCTATTGAATAAAAAGTGCAGTCTTTTCATTtgtttaacattaaattatgGTGAAATTATGAGAGAGGTTCTCTTATTTTATGTCATTGGCATGCTGAAGCTTAAGTTAGGTCTAATATTACTATATTCGAATCCAAAAGGTTTGTTGTTATGCACATTAGTCACATCTATAGAATTAACTTAAAGGAAGAAATTGAGTGAATTCGGATCAAACTAATGTCTAATGGTAAATTTCCGAGAAATCTGACCATAGAATAACTATAACATACGTGATTATACACTATTTAAGTGGTCTTTCTTGTATGAGCTAGCATTTGTATTGGCAAAAATagtatgctttttttttctcctataGCATTATTTATCAAAGTTCTACATTGATTAatcagaagagaaaaatagaaaattattgtaaaaaagatTACTTGATTTGAGAGTTTGTAACATCTTGGAAACCAGTTGCACATACCCTTGTTATTGTTATATAAAAGCTGACGTAATCACTAACAATATTTCCTGAGGTGTGTagatcactgtccttaaggagttatccgcggtgtattgtgCAAGCTCCCcaagatacaacaggaacttttcagaatttctgaggatctcagaactagcaagaatCTCTTAAGTAGAGAATAATTAAACccaagatattttaaaagaaaagaaagaagacaaaaagataagagaatgagagaaaaaggaagagtgTGTAAATGTGTGTTTTgtagtggaagaagtgga
The Vigna angularis cultivar LongXiaoDou No.4 chromosome 5, ASM1680809v1, whole genome shotgun sequence genome window above contains:
- the LOC108340125 gene encoding uncharacterized protein LOC108340125 yields the protein MSISSTNSLIYLFLLFAFCEMQIIVGNDNQTCLSRKSPCFGKKVPCPNQCPFRFPSNSKAKVCYLDCDSPTCETQCKTRKPNCNGRGSACLDPRFVGADGIVFYFHGRRNEHFALVSDVDLQINARFIGLRPASRTRDYTWIQALGVLFDSQKFTVEATPAASWNDEVDHLKFSHNGKELAIPDGYLSAWQCPQSQVRIERTSSKNSVTITLPEVAEILVNVVPVTKEDSRIHNYQIPEDDCFAHLEVQFKFHGLSSNVEGVLGRTYQPDFQNPAKLGVPMAVVGGEDKYRTASLVSADCGVCLFDSAKEASEKINSDTEYGLLDCTGVANSGNGIVCRR